The genome window AAGGGGTTGATAGAAAGGGAGCCTggaaccgggcagtggtggtgcacacctttaatcccagcactcgggaggcagagccaggcagaactctgtgagttcgaggccagcctggtctacaaagctaggtccagaaaaggcgcaaagctacacagagaaaccctgtctcaaaaaacaaaagaaaaaagaaaaaaaaggaagcctgGAATATGTTTCACTTGTCCAGAACTTGGGAGCCAAGGTAGAGTCGGGGCTGAGGACTAGGGCGGTCCTGAGGTCCACCTGAGTCCTGATGGGCAGGTGCCTTCTCCAGGTGTCAGGAACATGGTATGTGAAAGCTACAGCGTCTGATAAGGCATTTCCCAAAAAGAAGCTTGGCTCTGTGTCTGTGACTCCCATGACCATCAAGACCTTGGAAGTGGGCAACCTGGAAGTCAAGTTCACTGTCCGGTAAGTGTGTGCCCACTGAGATGGTAGCATTCTTCTTGGCCTTTGATTCCCCACACATGAGAGCTGGAGGCTGAGCTGGGGGTCTGGGGCAACAGTACCAATGAGGGTGCCTCGGCTTAGAGAGGACCGTGTGATGGTGGGTGGCCCAGAGAAAACATCTCAGCTGCAAGGGGGCACCCATTTTCTATTCTGATGGGATATCCTTTGTCAGTTGCCCAGGACCTTGGAGAAGGATTTCACTCTCAGACCCAGTGTGAACATGCAGTCTGGGCCTGTTCACCCTCCAGTGTGAAATTCtgctggggagagaggcagagcctGGGATTTCAGAGTGAATGAGGGTGTGTACAGGGCCCTGTGGAGAAAGCTTATCAGGCTCCAAGAGACACTGAAATCCCAGCCTCTTCCCACCTGTGTGGCCAATCACTGTGTGGCCTGTCCTCTGAGTGACCTCTTCTCTGTGTAGACTCTCACCTGTGTGGTCTCACACCTGTGTGACCTCCCGTCTGTGTGGCTTCTACCTTTGTGTCTGATGTGACATTTGGGCTCCTGTCACCTCAGTGGCCCCTGGACACCATGACCGAGTCTGTGCTGTCTTCACGGAATCTGACATTTGGGCAGACTCTGACCTGGCAGTTACCCTGGAGTCTGCCCTTTGTTCTTTTCCCCCAGTCCCACTCACTGAAGAGTTCCCTCAGCTGGCCGGGTGACACTGATGGTGGGGCTGGCCCCTAAATATCTCCAGAGACAGAGGGTGAGGCACGGGGGCCCCACAGCATGGAGGCTAGGCAGGAAGGGCTGACTCCAGACAATGTCCACAAACCATGTAGCTCGGGGTCCCCGAAGGGAGTGAGCAAGAGGCTGTCAGGGTGCAGCCATCAGGGGCAGGACACAGAACTGGGTCACTGTGAGAGCCAGGGGATTGGAACATGTGACTCAGGAGGCCTGCTGGAAACATAATTGGGACTCAGTGAAGCCTGCACTCCCGTGGCCCCCTTGGAAGCAGGCACCTGTGGACCATGTTGTGGGTGCCACCAGGAGGGAAGGTGTGTGGCTGGGTAATGTGTCTCACAGACCTTCTGTCTTCCAGGATTGCGGGAGAGTGCCGAGAGATGAGGATTGTCCTAAAGAAGACAGATCAACCTGACAAATACACAGCCTGTGAGTCCCTGAGCCTGTGAGGGCTGAACCCAACCTCCCTGGATACATGTGAGGCCAATGTAGCCATTCCTGGGTGCCGCATGGACAGAAAACCTTTACTTCTTGTAACCCTGTTAAAACTCATGAGCACTCCCATGAGTGTTCCTTAGAGTTGGGAATAACTGGCACCAAACACTACACTGTGTGTCGCAGATTTGTCCCTAGAAAAGAACTggctattgtcttagttagggttactgatGCTGAGCTgcaacaccatgacaaaaaggaAGTTGAACAAGAAAGACCTTAGTTtgtttatacttccacatcactgttcatcatcaaaagaatcaggataggaactcacacagggcaggagacaagagctgatgcagaggccatggaggagtggtACTTACCatcttgctcttcatggcttactcagcttgctttctttttttttttttttttttttttttttttgagacagggtttctctgtgtagctttgcgcctttcctgaaactcacttggtagcccaggctggcctcgaactcacagagatccgcctgactctgccttccgagtgctgggattaaaggcgtgcgccaccaacgcccggcttcagcttgctttcttatagagatggccccactcacaatgggctgggccctctcccatcaatcactaattaagaaaattccctacaagCTTGTCTGCAGCCTGATCTCCTGGAagcatttttcaattggattttCCTCCtttgatgactttagcttgtgtcaaggtgacataaaactggTCAATACAACTGCACAGTGATGTCCCATTGGCTATGGCTGACCTCATGGAAGGAGTCAGGAGAGGATGTATCTGGCTCCAGACGCAGACTCTCCAGTACGACACACAGAACTGGGACACAGCCATCTCCCATGTGTGTGGCTCCCCTGGAAATGGAGGGTCCTTGTAACTGAGGCTCTGGGATGGTGGAGAACCTGGGTCAAGCAGACCTGAGTAACTGGGAGGTTACAGAGTTGAGAGGTGCCAGGCTGGGTGCCAGGCCACCCTTGGATCCTTGCTGAAGGGTCAGGAGGCTTGTTCTTAATCTGCATCACTGTACCTCCACAGTTGGGGGCACTCAGGTGCTCTACATCATACCATCTGCAGTGGAGGACCACCTCTTCTTCtactgggagagcagcaagtatGGGCATCATTTCCGAATTGCAAAACTCTTGGGTGAGTCCCATTGTTGTGAGGTGGACCAAGGGCTCATGGGGTGAAAGGGGCCTCACCACTGTGGGGTTCCAGCTGGAAGAAGGATGTGTATGGAAACAGGATTCAGCGTATAAAGGCCAGCCCCCATCACATCTCTTGTCACTGTCCTTCTTGCCTGGAGATGAAGGCCCCAGAGCCTCCTCCTGAGCTCTCTCTGATTGATGCTGGGCACTTGTCCACACAGAGCATGGAGAGAGCATGGAGCCCTCAGTCAAGGGTGACATACTCCTCCGGAGTGAGGTTGGTCACTCTGTTCCCAGATGCCCTGAGAGAAACTCAGGGAGCTGAAGGCACAGTGCCCCTGTGTCTTCTAGGTCAGATGTTATGGGGGACAAGTGTGGTGTTCTGGTTCTCCTTCCCCACCTGGGCTCTCTCACCCAGGCCTCTGGGGCATGTCTCTGCATGGGTGGGCAATGTCTCCCTTTTCACCCCCAAAGAGTTACTTAGTCCTCTTGGCTGGGAAGGAAATTCTATCAGCTCCCCCAGCTCTCTCCCTGACACCTTGTCCCTCCTGGTCTCATCTGTAGGTAGAGACCCTGACATCAACCAGGAGGCCCTACAAGATTTTCAGAATGCTCTAAGAGCTGGAGGCCTCAACGCAGGGAACATCTTCATCCCCTTGCAGAGTGGTAGGAAGCAAGCTGCCTTGTTCTCTCACCCCATGCAGGGAAGGCAGCCAGTCACTCAGGACAACAGGCTGCCTCTCATCCAGCTTTGTCCTTTAGGGGTGGGGGGTTGTGCTGGCTGATGGAGGGGCCTTGGCTTTCTGACTGAATTCCCTGGCTCTTCTgaatcatgtttttttctttcttggacaGAAACCTGCCCTCTAGGGAGCAATTAGGGTAAGTGGCCAGTTTTGGGGGACACTTGAGGAAATCCTGGTTCTGGGGTCAACAGGGCTTAGGGACATTGTGTGTGTTTAACCTTTTCCTACCTGTGAAGACAGGTATAGCCTGTGCTACTGGAAGGCACTCTACCTGTGGGTATTTGTTCAGGGTTCCTTTGTGGGTGGTGTTTCCTGAACATCAGGAATCTGCCCTTGCTGATGCCCTGCAGCTGGTTTACAGCTGGAGAGGATGTCCCTCTGTGTGCATCCCCTGCAGGTCTCTGCAGAAGGGACATTCCTCCTctgcccctttcttcctctcagttACCATGTTGACTCCATTTATGGCATGGATTGCTTTAAAGGATGTGGCAGCCATGCCT of Peromyscus maniculatus bairdii isolate BWxNUB_F1_BW_parent chromosome 4, HU_Pman_BW_mat_3.1, whole genome shotgun sequence contains these proteins:
- the LOC102909189 gene encoding von Ebner gland protein 1-like codes for the protein MKALLLSFGLGLVVALQAQAYPAVEESHDVSGTWYVKATASDKAFPKKKLGSVSVTPMTIKTLEVGNLEVKFTVRIAGECREMRIVLKKTDQPDKYTAFGGTQVLYIIPSAVEDHLFFYWESSKYGHHFRIAKLLGRDPDINQEALQDFQNALRAGGLNAGNIFIPLQSETCPLGSN